From a region of the Zerene cesonia ecotype Mississippi chromosome 11, Zerene_cesonia_1.1, whole genome shotgun sequence genome:
- the LOC119830121 gene encoding uncharacterized protein LOC119830121, with protein sequence MFCPHKNSYLQLVCAMNPRVLNKAVDQAMGKKEFDPHTERPPAQRLVSMQPSLYAPHVDVTRARLGFGRNGLRLVNRELHSPDHLVQLQALHTVLDQVQISENAIYLIKIHLVYRLIDLMRNEDPVIREKVCMILTTLATYRQGRERIMTRPRIIKNLMWLILRDRKEIRFVAANALKSLTEHRCSLAKVLENKSIVEDLLRMVVNDHKGIVAIHLKTITNLADWDPERPLKANAFQIMMKLFEDDDPKIISSAMDCMSQLCKHEVGKNLADTYDLTFVLRPYLTHVSAEVRISAVALMCYTTITTRSKWRAKEVCEELTRVLVNLCYRSNKPLLQISAMQVLINLCDCPDVRSHMKWHWERRVKQVRIRTHEEWDGTTETSTYGLETGHNYRTMCIEKVETIKNDYGDSAEVVNVHSYLRRIHEVKERLLYAINWKSYKD encoded by the exons AGCGGCCGCCAGCTCAACGGCTGGTCTCCATGCAGCCCTCGCTGTACGCGCCGCACGTTGATGTCACTCGCGCCCGCCTCGGCTTCGGCCGCAACGGGCTCAGACTCGTCAACAGAGAACTACATTCCCCGGACCATTTGGTACAATTGCAAGCTCTGCATACTGTACTGGATCAA gTGCAAATATCAGAAAATgcaatctatttaataaagatcCACTTGGTATATCGACTGATTGACCTGATGCGCAATGAAGACCCTGTTATCCGAGAAAAGGTTTGCATGATACTCACCACGTTGGCGACTTACCGACAAGGGAGAGAAAGAATCATGACTCGACctagaatcattaaaaatctCATGTGGCTTATCCTTAGAGATCGGAAGGAAATAAGGTTTGTTGCGGCAAACGCGTTAAAATCATTGACGGAACACAGATGCTCTCTAGCGAAGGTTCTTGAAAACAAATCTATTGTGGAAGATTTACTGCGAATGGTTGTGAATGATCACAAGGGAATTGTGGCGATACATCTGAAGACAATTACGAATCTCGCAGATTGGGACCCGGAGCGGCCGCTGAAAGCGAATGCTTTTCAAATCATGATGAAGCTATTTGAGGACGACGAcccaaaaattatatcttcaGCGATGGACTGCATGTCGCAGCTCTGCAAGCACGAAGTCGGTAAAAACCTGGCCGATACGTACGACCTGACATTTGTGTTGCGTCCTTATCTGACGCATGTTTCAGCGGAGGTTAGAATCAGTGCGGTGGCTCTGATGTGTTACACGACAATCACGACTCGCTCGAAATGGCGCGCCAAGGAAGTGTGCGAGGAGTTGACTAGAGTGCTCGTGAACTTGTGCTACAGGTCCAACAAGCCCTTGCTCCAAATAAGCGCTATGCAGGTGCTGATCAACTTGTGCGACTGTCCGGATGTTAGGAGCCACATGAAGTGGCATTGGGAGAGGCGCGTGAAGCAAGTACGGATAAGGACCCACGAGGAGTGGGACGGGACTACGGAGACTTCCACTTACGGTCTGGAAACCGGCCACAACTATCGAACCATGTGCATAGAAAAAGTGGAAACGATAAAGAACGATTATGGTGACAGCGCCGAGGTGGTCAACGTGCACAGCTATTTGCGGCGGATACACGAGGTCAAGGAGCGCTTGTTGTATGCAATTAATTGGAAATCTTATAAAGATTGA